The Ascaphus truei isolate aAscTru1 chromosome 3, aAscTru1.hap1, whole genome shotgun sequence genome includes a region encoding these proteins:
- the ATP5MC2 gene encoding ATP synthase F(0) complex subunit C2, mitochondrial, translating to MYTCAKVMSNPSLVRSAACLLCRPLSAPLVSYTGLRTEQLMPVSARGFQSSAVCRDIDTAAKFIGAGAATVGVAGSGAGIGTVFGSLIIGYARNPSLKQQLFSYAILGFALSEAMGLFCLMVAFLILFAM from the exons ATGTACACCTGCGCCAAGGTTATGTCTAATCCCTCCCTG GTGAGGAGTGCGGCCTGTCTTCTCTGTCGGCCACTCTCTGCCCCGCTAGTGAGCTACACTGGACTCAGGACAGAGCAG CTGATGCCTGTTTCAGCGCGAGGGTTTCAGAGCAGCGCTGTCTGCAGGGACATTGACACTGCTGCCAAGTTCATCGGAGCTGGTGCTGCCACAGTAGGAGTGGCCGGATCTGGTGCTGGTATTGGGACGGTTTTTGGCAGCCTCATCATTGGATATGCCAG GAACCCATCTCTGAAACAGCAGCTCTTCTCCTATGCCATCCTGGGATTTGCCCTCTCTGAGGCCATGGGACTTTTCTGCCTTATGGTTGCTTTCCTCATCCTGTTCGCCATGTAA